In Nymphaea colorata isolate Beijing-Zhang1983 chromosome 13, ASM883128v2, whole genome shotgun sequence, one DNA window encodes the following:
- the LOC116267179 gene encoding protein AUXIN-REGULATED GENE INVOLVED IN ORGAN SIZE-like → MYSKRLMLKDAVRVFLSPRVSCPEMQVFSISEGLRFAEECRDQEEMARMALDFKAKSVLIMVFATAALLFLPLMLPPLPPPPPVLLLVPVAILATLIFLSLSPGGRLEKEILYACLTL, encoded by the exons ATGTATAGCAAGCGTCTGATGCTCAAAGATGCAGTTCGGGTGTTTCTGTCTCCAAGGGTTTCATGTCCAGAGATGCAAGTGTTCAGCATTTCTGAGGGGCTACGGTTTGCAGAAGAGTGTAGAGATCAGGAAGAGATGGCGCGGATGGCACTAGACTTCAAGGCCAAGTCTGTTCTGATTATGGTGTTTGCTACGGCTGCTCTGCTGTTCCTCCCCCTCATGCTGCCGCCTTTGCCACCGCCACCTCCGGTTCTGCTCCTGGTTCCCGTCGCCATTCTCGCCACCCTCATCTTCCTAAGTTTGTCTCCAG GGGGCCGGCTCGAAAAGGAAATCTTGTACGCTTGTTTAACTCTTTAG